In Athene noctua chromosome 7, bAthNoc1.hap1.1, whole genome shotgun sequence, the following proteins share a genomic window:
- the LOC141962727 gene encoding kelch domain-containing protein 1-like — MKGKTAHCDWKSAPQKKPSPCDRYKHTCIICRGFVYLYGGRNTTSLRDFWRYNIVKNEWEMLDCSGDGPEELEEHSMVAYKGTLYIFGGMVDSAFTQTKTPLWIYDIDSARWTECRNVPAETESSAPTNRKGHSAVVYHSSMYIYGGYFGIRGISQEFWTFHFDTRKWLCVSTPSHSAGPGPRHGHSAVVYHTGMYLFGGLMGLSEQKDLWKWDFVSSSWANIRTSQGPPPAVGHASVVFKDSMLIFGGGISNSSPTDDLWKYHFHTQTWKKLSSTTKANFSPKMYHCILGIGVDFQSTSDLSNTFPSRWKSKQKDHHQLVTIPKHTHFCNYFRQQPAYQAFSNEESHAIEMKTFSLPPEPGGFCAFQTASEAQLDPSGATSVLSKDKSLHLFVSSEEETFAAAQVVGGEEGTNCPHATAADEVGSGTNVLLLIGGKPLSSFSEISFWQMEFESL, encoded by the exons ATGAAAGGAAAAACTGCACATTGTGATTGGAAATCTGCACCCCAAAAGAAGCCCTCTCCCTGTGATCGATATAAACACACTTGCATTATTTGCAGAGGATTTGTTTATCTCTATGGAGGGAGGAACACCACCAGTCTTAGGGATTTTTGGCGATACAACATAG TGAAAAATGAATGGGAAATGCTGGATTGCTCAGGAGATGGTCCAGAAGAACTGGAAGAACATTCAATGGTGGCTTATAAG gGGACCCTGTATATTTTTGGTGGGATGGTGGATTCTGCTTTCACGCAAACAAAAACTCCTCTCTGGATATATGACATTG ATTCTGCAAGATGGACAGAGTGCCGTAACGTACCAGCAGAGACTGAG AGCTCGGCACCAACTAACAGAAAAGGTCACAGTGCAGTAGTGTACCATTCCAGCATGTACATCTACGGGGGATACTTTGGCATCAGAGGCATTTCACAGGAATTTTGGACTTTCCATTTTG ATACAAGAAAATGGTTGTGTGTttccaccccatctcacagtgctggCCCCGGACCTCGGCACGGCCATTCAGCAGTGGTTTATCATACAGGCATGTACCTCTTTGGAGGACTGATGGGGCTGAGTGAACAGAAGGACTTATGGAAGTGGGACTTTGTAAGCAGCAGCTGGGCCAACATCAGAACAAG CCAAGGACCTCCTCCAGCGGTAGGTCACGCTTCAGTAGTCTTCAAAGACTCTATGCTGATTTTTGGTGGAGGGATTTCAAATTCCAGTCCTACTGATGACCTCTGGAAGTATCATTTCCATACGCAGACGTGGAAGAAGCTTAGTAGTACTACAAAGGCAAACTTTTCTCCTAAAATGTATCACTGCATTTTAGGAATTGGTGTTGATTTCCAGAGTACCTCAGATCTCAGCAATACATTCCCCAGCCGCTGGAAGAGCAAGCAGAAGGACCACCACCAGCTGGTGACCATCCCGAAGCACACTCACTTTTGCAACTACTTCCGTCAGCAGCCCGCGTACCAAGCCTTCAGCAACGAGGAAAGCCATGCAATTGAAATGAAAACCTTTAGCTTGCCTCCGGAGCCAGGGGGCTTTTGTGCATTTCAAACCGCTTCAGAGGCACAACTAGACCCAAGCGGAGCAACAAGCGTTTTGTCAAAGGACAAGTCTCTCCATCTGTTTGTCTCTTCAGAAGAAGAGacttttgctgctgctcaggttgtgggaggagaggagggaaccAACTGTCCGCACGCGACCGCAGCAGATGAGGTTGGCAGTGGCAccaatgtgctgctgctcatCGGGGGTAAACCTTTGTCCAGCttctctgagatctcattctggCAAATGGAGTTTGAGAGCTTGTGA